A window of Natrinema versiforme contains these coding sequences:
- the trmB gene encoding HTH-type sugar sensing transcriptional regulator TrmB: MAPDELRSTVERVGDRFNLGEYEIDAYLTVLEQGQLTASEIADRTDIPQPRVYDTVRSLSDRGLVELRESRPMKVVAIDPGEAFDDVQTSFEQMISELEARYTAPARDTEAVSLVKSRSTILRYLEEVIDAAEFELSLSLTPDLLTRFEAELRAAVEAGVSVDLIVTPASEAPEPSEFEYGEVASTARARRGITTPVIAVADGNYSIYATQDALRDDQDRYGVIFNRSALGFLISGFFGTVLWTTAERLLGEDGAARTYPRKYASIRRCVKDLLDEGGEFYATIDGRDVEVGGQRIVRGRVRDISFEVSEEVASLTVETEAGEDVSVGGRVAALEDVEAHEIRIGRNEPPALEDQ, translated from the coding sequence ATGGCACCAGACGAACTCCGCTCGACCGTCGAACGCGTCGGCGATCGATTCAATCTCGGCGAGTACGAGATCGACGCCTACCTCACCGTATTAGAGCAGGGCCAGCTCACGGCGAGCGAGATTGCGGACAGAACGGACATCCCCCAGCCGCGGGTCTACGACACCGTCCGCAGTCTGAGCGACCGCGGACTGGTCGAACTGCGCGAGTCCCGGCCCATGAAGGTCGTCGCGATCGATCCCGGCGAGGCCTTCGACGACGTCCAGACCTCCTTCGAGCAGATGATCTCGGAACTCGAGGCCCGGTACACCGCGCCGGCCCGCGATACGGAGGCCGTCTCGCTGGTCAAATCGCGGTCGACGATCCTGCGCTACTTGGAGGAGGTCATCGACGCCGCGGAGTTCGAACTCTCGCTGTCGCTGACGCCGGATCTGCTGACCCGGTTCGAGGCGGAGTTGCGCGCGGCCGTCGAGGCCGGCGTGAGCGTCGACCTGATCGTGACGCCGGCGAGCGAGGCCCCCGAACCGTCGGAGTTCGAATACGGCGAGGTCGCGTCGACCGCCCGCGCTCGACGGGGGATCACGACGCCGGTCATCGCCGTCGCGGACGGCAACTACTCGATCTATGCGACCCAAGACGCGCTGCGCGACGACCAGGACCGATACGGCGTCATCTTCAACCGGTCGGCGCTCGGCTTTCTCATCTCCGGCTTCTTCGGTACCGTCCTCTGGACGACCGCCGAGCGATTGCTCGGCGAGGACGGCGCGGCCCGGACCTATCCCCGGAAGTACGCGTCCATCCGGCGGTGCGTGAAAGACCTCCTCGACGAGGGCGGCGAGTTCTACGCGACGATAGACGGTCGAGATGTCGAGGTCGGCGGCCAGCGGATCGTCCGCGGTCGCGTCCGTGACATCTCCTTCGAAGTTAGCGAAGAAGTCGCCAGCCTCACGGTCGAAACCGAGGCGGGCGAGGACGTCTCCGTCGGTGGCCGCGTCGCCGCCCTCGAGGACGTCGAGGCCCACGAGATCCGCATCGGTCGGAACGAACCGCCGGCGCTCGAGGATCAGTGA